CGACGTCGACATCGTGGTGGAACTGATGGGCCCGGTCGAGCCGGCCCGCAAGGCGATCCTGTCGGCGATCGCGCACGGCAAATCCGTCGTCACGGCCAACAAGGCCCTGCTGTCGCGGTCCACCGGGGAGCTGGCCGAGGCCGCCGAGAACGCCCGGGTGGACCTGTACTTCGAGGCTGCCGTCGCCGGCGCCATCCCGGTGATCCGGCCGCTGACCCAGTCGCTGGCCGGCGACACCGTGTTGCGGGTGGCGGGCATCGTCAACGGCACCACCAACTACATCTTGTCCGAAATGGACTCCACCGGCGCCGACTACAGCGCCGCGCTGGCCGATGCGAGTGCGCTGGGCTACGCCGAGGCCGACCCGACCGCCGACGTGGAGGGCTACGACGCCGCAGCCAAGGCCGCGATCCTGGCATCGATCGCCTTCCACACCCGGGTGACCGCCGACGACGTCTACCGCGAGGGCATCACCAGCATCAGTCCGGCGGACTTCACCACCGCGCGGGCGCTGGGTTGCACGATCAAACTGCTGGCGATCTGCGAGCGCATCACCACCAGCGATGGGCAACAGCGGGTTTCGGCCCGGGTGTACCCGGCGCTGGTGCCGCTGACCCACCCGCTGGCCACGGTCAACGGGGCCTTCAACGCGGTGGTGGTCGAAGCCGAGGCGGCCGGCCGGCTGATGTTCTACGGCCAGGGCGCCGGTGGCGCGCCGACCGCATCGGCGGTCACCGGTGATCTGGTGATGGCCGCCCGCAACCGGGTGCAGGGCGGGCGCGGGCCGCGCGAGTCCAAGTACGCCCAGCTGGCGATCGCCCCGATCGGTGACGTGCAGACCCGCTACTACGTGAGCATGGACGTCGCCGACAAGCCGGGTGTGTTGTCCACCGTGGCGGCCGAATTCGCCGCCCACGGCGTCAGTATCGCCGAGGTGCGTCAGGAGGGTGTGGCCGACAACGACGGCCAACTGATCGGCGCTCGAATCGTGGTGGTCACCCACCGAGCTGCCGACGCAGCATTGTCGAAAACCGTTGCGGCGCTGGCTGACCTGGACGCAGTCC
The window above is part of the Mycolicibacter sp. MU0102 genome. Proteins encoded here:
- a CDS encoding homoserine dehydrogenase is translated as MSGSQVSGAPVGVAVLGLGNVGSEVVRILEASADDLAARIGAPLVLRGVGVRRVASDRGVPEDLLTDDIDSLVSRSDVDIVVELMGPVEPARKAILSAIAHGKSVVTANKALLSRSTGELAEAAENARVDLYFEAAVAGAIPVIRPLTQSLAGDTVLRVAGIVNGTTNYILSEMDSTGADYSAALADASALGYAEADPTADVEGYDAAAKAAILASIAFHTRVTADDVYREGITSISPADFTTARALGCTIKLLAICERITTSDGQQRVSARVYPALVPLTHPLATVNGAFNAVVVEAEAAGRLMFYGQGAGGAPTASAVTGDLVMAARNRVQGGRGPRESKYAQLAIAPIGDVQTRYYVSMDVADKPGVLSTVAAEFAAHGVSIAEVRQEGVADNDGQLIGARIVVVTHRAADAALSKTVAALADLDAVQRIASVLRLEGTDQ